DNA sequence from the Thermodesulfobacteriota bacterium genome:
AACAGTCTCGAATCCCTCAAAAGGATTCAGGCCAAAGGGATTCGAAAGGTGATTAAGGTCTCCCTCTCCTGTGATGAGGAGACCGTTGAGATCACCGTTTCGGATCGGGGCGAGGGGATTGCCAAAAAGAACCTCCCGCGGATCTTCGAACCCTTCTTCTCTACCCGGCCCGAGCGGGTGGGATTGGGGCTCACCTTTGTCAAGAAGGCGGTAGAAGACCACGGTGGCACGGTCCGGGTCGAAAGCCGTCTCCACCGAGGTACGACGGTCAAGCTTACCTTTCCGAAAGACCGTCGGCGTCCTATCCGAAGAGGTTGGATTTCTTCGGAGGCCCAGGGGGCAGCCGCCTCCACTTGAGCCAGCGGGTTAGAGGGCATTCTCTTTTTCAGGGGGGAGACTCTCGATGGATTTCAGGACCAAAAAGGCCTTTTTCGACGAGGTGAAGCGGGAACCCCTTGCCAAGAAACTTGGCATGAGGTTGGTGGATGTCGACGAGGGCTATGCAAGGGTGGAGGTGAGGTTCACTCCGGATTTGGAGAACCTCTTCGGCATGGCCCATGGAGGCGCGATCTTTGCCCTGATCGATGAGGCCTTTGAGATTGCCTCCAATTCCCATGGAACATTGGCGGTGGCCTTGAGCATGAGCGTCACCTACCTCTCTTCGCCGACCCCGGAGAGCCTGTTGATGGCGGAGGCGAAAGAGGTTCATCAAACTCAAAAGACGTCCCTTTACGAGATCAAAGTGTTTGACGAAAAAAACAGGCTCATCGCTTCCTGCCAAGCCCTTGCCTATAAGAAGGGCATCCCCCATCCCTTCCTGAAATCGGAAAACGAATAGAACCCCTTTCTTTGGGTTGACATCTTTCCTGGACAGGTTAAAATTGGTCTATCTTCATTAGAGGACCAGACTATGGGGCTTGACCAGGAACTCTTAGAGATGAAGGTGATGGGGATCGTCCTCGATTCGAAGTCTTCGAACCCTGTTGTTGTCTTGACGGATCTTAACGGCGAAAAGGCCCTGCCCATCTGGATCGGCGTCTTTGAGGCCGAGGCGATTTCGAGAGGCCTCGAAGATACGATCACCCTCCGTCCTATGACCCACGATCTTCTCAAGCAGATTCTCGATACCCTCCA
Encoded proteins:
- a CDS encoding PaaI family thioesterase; this encodes MDFRTKKAFFDEVKREPLAKKLGMRLVDVDEGYARVEVRFTPDLENLFGMAHGGAIFALIDEAFEIASNSHGTLAVALSMSVTYLSSPTPESLLMAEAKEVHQTQKTSLYEIKVFDEKNRLIASCQALAYKKGIPHPFLKSENE